A genomic window from Spiroplasma helicoides includes:
- the plsX gene encoding phosphate acyltransferase PlsX — MEYIKIAFDVMGSDKGLVPAIDAALRLISEKKDLKIILVGLQKDIKKELSKRKYNHEQIEIHNATEVIEMVDGIMDIRRKKDSSMVRSLEIVRDGIADGVTSGGATAPFIAGCIFILKRIEGIERPAFMPVMPTIIKDKVVLLLDAGANLECDADDILKFAIMASSYSKSVKGVESPKVALLNVGEEESKGLEFHKESYKVLKNNKNIEFIGNLEPRYMCSGIADIVVTDGYTGNIALKAIEGIGKNLLSEIKVALTKNLWRKLAALRLRKAFKEVSHKFDYRNHAGAIVLGVDKIAFKSHGSSDKVAFYASLKMTYDAIKNDVLNKVKAALENK, encoded by the coding sequence ATGGAATATATAAAAATAGCATTTGATGTTATGGGCTCAGATAAGGGTCTAGTTCCTGCAATTGATGCAGCATTAAGACTGATTTCTGAAAAAAAGGATTTGAAAATAATACTTGTAGGTTTACAAAAAGATATTAAAAAAGAATTATCAAAAAGAAAGTATAATCATGAGCAAATTGAAATTCATAATGCAACTGAAGTGATTGAAATGGTTGACGGAATAATGGATATTAGAAGAAAAAAAGATTCTTCCATGGTTAGATCTCTAGAGATAGTTAGAGATGGAATTGCTGATGGAGTAACTTCAGGTGGAGCAACAGCACCATTTATAGCTGGATGTATTTTTATTTTGAAACGTATTGAAGGTATTGAAAGACCTGCATTTATGCCAGTAATGCCAACAATCATTAAAGATAAGGTTGTTTTACTACTTGATGCTGGTGCCAATCTAGAATGTGATGCTGATGATATATTAAAATTTGCCATAATGGCAAGTTCATACTCTAAATCTGTTAAGGGAGTTGAATCTCCTAAGGTTGCTTTGCTTAATGTTGGTGAAGAAGAATCAAAAGGATTAGAATTCCATAAAGAATCTTACAAAGTTTTAAAAAATAACAAAAATATTGAGTTTATTGGAAACTTAGAGCCAAGATATATGTGTTCAGGTATTGCAGATATTGTTGTAACTGATGGTTATACTGGAAATATTGCTTTAAAAGCCATTGAAGGTATAGGAAAAAACTTATTGTCTGAAATTAAGGTTGCATTAACTAAAAATTTATGAAGAAAGTTAGCTGCATTAAGACTTAGAAAAGCATTTAAAGAAGTTAGTCACAAATTTGATTATAGAAATCATGCAGGGGCAATAGTTTTAGGTGTTGATAAAATTGCTTTTAAATCTCATGGGTCAAGTGACAAAGTTGCATTTTATGCAAGTTTAAAAATGACTTATGATGCAATAAAAAACGATGTCCTAAATAAAGTTAAAGCTGCATTGGAAAATAAATAA
- a CDS encoding MBL fold metallo-hydrolase, with product MAEIRVFTNDEINFVHAYMIINEKKEAILIDVAAIPEKIVEYCKENNVKITNILITHGHFDHIYKLNLILKVFDDAKIYIGKKDAICLYDKNYNLSTRRDLDWQLEQKNENVIEIKKNQVVTLNGYECNFIYIKGHTPGTVFYYFVSQDIMFCGDTLFKKGVGLHGKMIPRCSNSKFKKSIKYIYKNFSDNLTIYPGHHDYGFKLKDAKEGNEEANLLIKYNK from the coding sequence ATGGCAGAAATTAGGGTTTTTACAAATGATGAAATAAATTTTGTTCACGCATATATGATTATTAATGAGAAAAAAGAAGCAATTTTAATTGATGTAGCAGCTATTCCAGAAAAAATAGTTGAGTATTGCAAAGAAAACAATGTAAAAATTACCAATATATTAATCACTCATGGTCATTTTGATCATATATACAAATTAAATTTAATTTTAAAAGTATTTGATGATGCAAAAATATACATAGGTAAGAAAGACGCTATATGTTTATATGATAAAAATTATAATTTAAGTACTAGAAGAGATCTAGATTGGCAATTAGAACAAAAAAATGAAAATGTAATTGAAATTAAAAAAAATCAAGTAGTTACATTAAATGGATATGAATGCAATTTTATATATATTAAGGGTCATACACCAGGAACAGTTTTTTATTATTTTGTTAGTCAAGATATTATGTTTTGTGGAGATACATTATTCAAAAAAGGGGTTGGACTCCATGGAAAAATGATACCAAGGTGTTCTAACTCTAAATTTAAAAAATCAATAAAGTATATTTACAAAAATTTTAGCGATAATTTAACAATTTACCCTGGTCACCACGACTATGGTTTTAAGTTAAAAGATGCAAAAGAAGGTAATGAAGAAGCAAACCTTTTAATCAAATACAATAAATAA
- a CDS encoding ABC transporter permease: MKNIFKSYLKLFAKSWVETLGSILFLAIFTMVVMGMLATPLQLSLKANSLKNQTNLWDNQMQYSYSYSDEFLGSTIYEGKEFAINYEGEKIQVVKNYDGTNNQGVSGWLTPKMKQIADDYSENWLNYNEKITGKKYSEAEKEQNHKKIRNNLMSSLAFNYKRNGLDVELKIKIDPESEGGSGSGSEIGGSESESGSESSNNGLNQARIYPIDSIRESNLSYDFKDGKLYEQEGGYAKFLTKEIFRQDLQGEISQNNALQDIQSFVANKVLEKVGNKEDKFRYSSFQSLNTVISQKDVIYNYLIQAYNPIQTSAIDDNLNNLIISKSIKSAPDEVSKDSTLVEAYVNDLFLAEHNIKLGDVFSVPIPIANSNYVNFRFKVMGIANKYSTIAPLGLSFLGSTKNYAQIFVDKSFFYEDVLYSNNFLTKNFKFKNNIAIYQDKMAKNSKYDLNSYFVSNSITNYNGLVRAGLSVFSDFSDHRQITQLTNLKIMTYIFAVIGGILLGLAFFFITFVLKKEINSTRKQLGVFKSLGYKTRELTGIFSIKTFLTMTLAISIGYVLSIPLQIKASTDVYPDLVIFKYDQIYSNPYFLVFLIIFVPLIFSGISYFVIYLYLNEGALQLMNDGAKKSKIKWLPYLVYFVFPPALIYTGLNLLILKSLKKSQKGFTYRMQETFVSFGRGKFILIMILVGLSSFLFTMQMRAMPVINGMINGAFNQYNDDLNHYYRYNKLSRLNYSNKITLNSSSDVPKINYIDTSESKTTNDFIKEYGSNYFNKYDQISNLMNKVVEYRDNVVKRPELNEFKKFLPIVFNTVSLFYPLSDEYLKNFENNLNSLMVSAAKALAAGDEPGIKDLFNTLDNWASNKDNLYHIKNDYENNKNNGIWLSDVAKYICVSTESSFDSCSDTSEYQKYLLDTYVDGNKNSNNEPPSDVKNFDSFMNNVLQSFIGELAIKDFTKSDQFIASNTVLFNKKTEILQHRVPYFINGNGDVNVEKSSIVATDFSNDYGDLQNVYKVSGLSKSDIVKLQDETNDYANVVITSRLAKILNCSVGNTFNISIGQDGLINQTVKVAVINSNDTFNQTIFIDYKYLFNKYGSNLPKDEMFFNQLYSKEESLEGSFNIKDIKNIKASTFKNKLEKSSILTSTGKDAKEWIGPILDLYFKNIDAIINEQTVQIPDNLKNLLKDFKTKHVVAADNKVNYFMNANVIGGSLTVIPLLKAAINAVMSEMTNSMLMYILIDILLLVILLIVIMNIIIKDSVNIITIMRSMGYNDVQTNWMVIGRYITGAILTFIVSYLLSIGAWMLIQFIVWDKFKMLINIPWIWYIPVVSFVVIAGIMFIGWLTAMKQIKKQPLTYLVN; this comes from the coding sequence ATGAAAAATATTTTTAAATCATATTTAAAATTATTTGCTAAATCATGGGTTGAAACATTAGGGTCAATCTTATTTTTAGCAATTTTTACTATGGTTGTAATGGGTATGTTAGCAACTCCTCTTCAATTATCTTTAAAAGCCAATAGTTTAAAAAATCAAACAAACCTTTGAGATAACCAAATGCAATATAGTTACTCATATAGCGATGAGTTTTTGGGTTCAACTATTTATGAAGGAAAAGAATTTGCCATTAATTATGAAGGTGAAAAAATACAAGTAGTAAAAAACTATGATGGAACAAATAATCAAGGGGTTTCTGGATGACTTACTCCAAAAATGAAACAAATTGCAGATGATTATTCTGAAAATTGACTAAATTATAATGAAAAAATTACAGGAAAAAAATATAGTGAAGCTGAAAAAGAACAAAATCACAAAAAAATCAGAAACAATTTGATGAGTTCATTAGCTTTCAATTACAAAAGAAACGGTTTGGATGTTGAACTTAAAATAAAAATAGATCCAGAGTCAGAAGGTGGAAGTGGTTCTGGATCTGAAATAGGGGGATCAGAATCAGAATCCGGTTCTGAATCATCAAATAATGGATTGAATCAAGCTAGAATATATCCTATTGATTCCATTCGTGAAAGCAATCTTAGTTATGATTTTAAAGACGGTAAATTATACGAACAAGAAGGTGGTTATGCTAAATTCTTAACAAAAGAAATTTTTCGTCAAGACTTGCAAGGTGAAATATCACAAAATAATGCCCTTCAAGATATCCAATCATTTGTAGCAAATAAAGTTTTAGAAAAAGTTGGAAATAAAGAAGATAAATTTAGATATTCATCATTTCAATCACTTAATACTGTAATTAGTCAAAAAGATGTTATATACAATTATCTAATTCAAGCCTATAATCCAATTCAAACAAGCGCTATTGATGATAATTTAAATAACCTAATTATTAGTAAGTCCATTAAATCTGCTCCAGATGAGGTTTCAAAAGACTCTACATTAGTTGAAGCTTATGTTAACGACCTTTTTTTAGCGGAACACAACATAAAATTGGGAGATGTATTTAGTGTTCCTATACCGATTGCTAATAGCAACTACGTAAATTTTAGATTTAAGGTAATGGGGATAGCCAATAAATATTCGACAATTGCACCTTTGGGTTTAAGTTTTTTAGGTTCAACTAAAAATTATGCTCAAATATTTGTTGATAAATCATTTTTTTATGAAGATGTTTTGTATTCTAATAATTTTTTAACTAAAAACTTCAAATTTAAAAATAATATAGCTATTTATCAAGATAAAATGGCTAAAAACTCAAAATATGACTTAAATAGTTATTTTGTAAGTAATAGTATTACAAATTATAACGGATTGGTAAGAGCAGGTCTTTCTGTTTTTAGTGATTTTTCAGATCATCGTCAAATCACGCAATTAACAAATTTAAAAATAATGACATACATTTTTGCAGTTATTGGTGGAATTCTATTAGGATTAGCATTTTTCTTCATAACTTTTGTTTTGAAAAAAGAAATTAACAGTACAAGAAAACAACTTGGTGTATTTAAATCATTAGGTTATAAAACACGAGAGCTTACAGGAATATTTTCGATAAAAACTTTTCTAACTATGACATTGGCAATATCGATAGGATATGTTTTGTCAATTCCTTTGCAAATAAAAGCATCTACTGATGTTTACCCAGATTTGGTTATTTTTAAATATGACCAAATTTATTCAAACCCATATTTTTTAGTTTTTTTGATTATATTTGTACCATTGATATTTTCTGGGATATCATATTTTGTGATTTATTTATATTTGAATGAGGGGGCTCTGCAATTAATGAATGACGGAGCAAAGAAAAGCAAAATAAAGTGATTACCTTATCTTGTTTATTTTGTTTTCCCACCAGCACTGATTTATACTGGATTGAACTTATTAATTTTAAAAAGTCTTAAAAAATCACAAAAAGGATTCACATATAGGATGCAAGAGACATTTGTGAGTTTTGGTAGAGGAAAGTTCATATTGATTATGATACTTGTTGGACTGAGTTCATTTTTATTCACCATGCAAATGCGTGCAATGCCTGTAATAAATGGAATGATAAATGGAGCTTTCAACCAATATAATGATGATTTAAATCACTACTATAGATATAACAAACTATCAAGATTGAATTACTCTAATAAAATAACACTTAATTCATCTTCTGATGTTCCTAAAATTAATTATATTGACACAAGTGAAAGCAAAACTACAAATGATTTTATCAAAGAATATGGAAGTAATTATTTCAACAAATATGACCAAATAAGTAATTTGATGAATAAAGTTGTTGAATATAGAGATAATGTTGTCAAAAGACCAGAATTGAATGAATTTAAAAAGTTTTTACCGATTGTCTTTAACACAGTATCTTTATTCTATCCATTAAGCGATGAGTATTTAAAAAATTTTGAAAACAACCTTAATAGTTTGATGGTATCGGCCGCAAAAGCTTTGGCAGCAGGAGATGAACCAGGCATTAAAGATTTATTTAATACTTTAGATAATTGAGCAAGTAATAAAGATAACTTATATCATATAAAAAATGATTATGAAAATAATAAAAATAATGGTATTTGGCTAAGTGATGTGGCGAAATATATTTGCGTTTCAACAGAATCTTCTTTTGATAGTTGTTCAGACACAAGTGAATATCAAAAATATTTATTAGATACTTATGTTGATGGAAATAAAAACTCTAATAACGAACCGCCAAGTGACGTAAAAAACTTTGACTCTTTTATGAATAACGTATTGCAGTCATTTATTGGAGAACTTGCAATCAAAGATTTTACCAAATCTGATCAATTTATTGCATCTAATACTGTTTTGTTTAATAAAAAAACTGAAATTTTACAACATAGAGTCCCATATTTCATAAATGGTAATGGAGATGTCAATGTTGAAAAATCATCAATAGTTGCAACAGATTTTTCAAATGATTATGGTGATTTACAAAACGTTTATAAAGTGTCTGGACTTTCCAAATCAGATATTGTAAAGCTTCAAGATGAAACAAATGATTATGCTAATGTAGTAATAACTTCAAGATTAGCAAAAATTTTAAATTGCAGTGTTGGAAATACTTTCAACATCTCTATCGGACAAGACGGTCTAATAAATCAAACTGTAAAAGTTGCTGTAATAAATTCAAACGATACTTTTAACCAAACTATTTTTATAGACTATAAATATTTGTTTAACAAATATGGTTCAAATTTACCTAAGGATGAAATGTTTTTCAATCAGTTATACAGTAAAGAAGAAAGTTTAGAAGGTTCTTTTAACATTAAAGATATAAAAAATATCAAAGCGTCCACATTTAAAAATAAACTTGAAAAATCATCGATACTAACTTCAACAGGAAAAGATGCTAAAGAATGAATCGGACCTATTTTAGATCTTTATTTCAAAAATATTGATGCAATTATCAATGAACAAACTGTCCAAATACCTGACAATTTAAAAAATCTTTTAAAAGATTTTAAAACTAAACATGTAGTAGCTGCTGACAATAAAGTTAATTATTTTATGAATGCAAATGTAATTGGTGGTAGTTTGACAGTAATACCACTTTTAAAAGCTGCTATAAATGCAGTTATGTCAGAAATGACTAACTCAATGCTTATGTACATATTAATCGATATATTACTTCTTGTAATTTTACTAATAGTGATTATGAACATAATTATCAAAGATTCAGTAAACATAATTACTATTATGAGGTCGATGGGTTACAATGATGTTCAAACTAACTGGATGGTTATTGGAAGATATATTACTGGTGCAATACTAACGTTCATTGTTTCTTATTTACTATCAATTGGCGCCTGAATGCTTATCCAATTTATTGTTTGAGATAAATTTAAAATGCTAATTAATATCCCATGAATATGATATATTCCAGTTGTTTCATTCGTTGTGATTGCAGGAATAATGTTTATCGGTTGACTAACAGCTATGAAACAAATTAAAAAACAACCACTTACTTATTTGGTAAATTAA
- the rpmB gene encoding 50S ribosomal protein L28 → MARKDGLTGKGALSGNSRSHAMNANKRKWNLNLQKVQVMDEAGKVMTLRVSARTLRTLKKQNRLAK, encoded by the coding sequence ATGGCAAGAAAAGACGGTTTAACAGGAAAAGGTGCATTATCAGGGAATTCTAGATCACATGCTATGAATGCCAATAAAAGAAAATGAAACCTTAATCTGCAAAAAGTTCAAGTAATGGATGAAGCTGGTAAAGTTATGACTTTAAGAGTTTCTGCAAGAACTTTAAGAACACTTAAAAAACAAAATAGATTAGCAAAATAA
- a CDS encoding DAK2 domain-containing protein: protein MNDVEILKGMITSGVNNIYNNYPHIDKLNVFPVPDGDTGTNMNLTCTNGLSEIEKEKFDNIGSLMAKFARGLIMGARGNSGVIFSQIIKGFSNGMNETKELTLDMWKKAFMYAKDVAYAAVMKPVEGTILTVIRETSEFVNSVDNNIDEKTFWEETIKAANISLEKTPDLLPPLKEVGVVDSGGYGLVKFLEGLQHFLVNKKPIERLKKLEENLGNNVDVNIEDEFGYCTEAIVLLNEDLINKINVAMVRSTFEEYGNTSIVAVVDNDILKVHTHALLPGQILTYLQQFGEFKTVKIENMNIQAEHHTKNGESKKSWAGEEAQKQRTLENPIGTIAVVRSKGMVDYFKNELNVDYVIDGGPKMNPSTQDFLKAIETVNAKNVYIFPNDSNVILSAKQAKDLEKKSKVTVVETKTIPEGMTAYLNLDPDESPKKNESNISKALKNVVSISINKAARDAEIDGVKILEGQYMMMADKKVTIAADKLTDLFTKSLAKFISSKTEIITIFSGSDASFKDVNELRKFLDENFDVEYELIEGGQEVYTFIMGIE from the coding sequence ATGAACGATGTAGAAATTTTAAAGGGCATGATTACTAGTGGAGTTAATAATATATATAACAATTATCCACATATAGATAAATTAAATGTTTTTCCAGTACCAGATGGAGACACAGGTACTAATATGAATTTAACTTGCACAAATGGACTATCAGAAATTGAAAAAGAAAAATTTGATAATATAGGGTCATTAATGGCAAAATTTGCAAGAGGACTTATTATGGGTGCTCGTGGTAACTCAGGGGTTATTTTTTCACAAATAATAAAAGGTTTTTCAAATGGTATGAATGAAACCAAAGAATTAACTCTAGATATGTGAAAAAAAGCATTTATGTATGCAAAAGATGTTGCTTATGCAGCCGTAATGAAACCAGTAGAAGGTACAATACTTACTGTTATTAGAGAAACTAGTGAATTTGTAAACTCAGTTGATAATAACATTGATGAAAAGACATTTTGAGAAGAAACAATTAAAGCAGCAAATATTTCTCTTGAAAAAACACCAGATTTATTACCACCATTAAAAGAAGTTGGTGTAGTTGATAGTGGTGGTTATGGATTGGTTAAATTTTTAGAAGGATTACAACACTTTTTAGTAAATAAAAAACCAATTGAAAGATTAAAAAAACTAGAAGAAAATTTAGGAAACAATGTTGATGTAAATATCGAAGATGAATTTGGTTATTGTACTGAGGCAATAGTTTTATTAAATGAAGATTTAATAAATAAAATAAATGTAGCAATGGTTAGATCAACATTCGAAGAATATGGAAATACATCAATTGTTGCTGTTGTTGACAATGATATTTTAAAAGTACATACACACGCTTTATTACCAGGTCAAATATTGACTTATTTACAACAGTTTGGAGAATTCAAAACAGTTAAGATTGAAAATATGAATATTCAAGCTGAACATCATACAAAAAATGGTGAAAGCAAAAAAAGTTGAGCAGGAGAAGAGGCTCAAAAACAAAGAACTTTAGAAAACCCAATTGGTACAATAGCAGTTGTTCGTTCAAAAGGAATGGTAGATTACTTTAAAAACGAATTAAATGTAGATTATGTAATTGATGGAGGTCCAAAAATGAACCCATCAACCCAAGACTTTTTAAAAGCCATTGAAACTGTGAATGCTAAAAATGTTTATATTTTCCCAAATGACTCAAATGTGATTTTATCTGCGAAGCAAGCTAAGGATTTAGAGAAGAAATCAAAAGTTACTGTTGTTGAAACAAAAACAATCCCTGAAGGAATGACAGCATATTTAAATCTTGATCCAGATGAAAGTCCAAAGAAAAATGAGTCTAACATTTCTAAGGCATTGAAAAATGTAGTTTCTATTTCAATCAATAAAGCAGCTAGGGATGCTGAAATTGATGGTGTAAAAATTTTAGAAGGTCAATATATGATGATGGCTGACAAAAAAGTTACTATTGCAGCCGATAAGTTAACTGATTTATTTACAAAATCGTTAGCTAAATTTATATCTTCAAAAACAGAAATTATCACTATTTTTTCTGGTAGTGATGCTTCATTCAAAGATGTTAATGAATTAAGAAAATTCTTAGATGAAAATTTTGACGTTGAATATGAACTAATTGAAGGTGGACAAGAAGTTTATACTTTCATTATGGGTATAGAATAA
- a CDS encoding Asp23/Gls24 family envelope stress response protein has product MIDEAIYDVIKNAIVTVPGVASFANFYANSQDQLKTDDITKAVELTSNDNTNRVKVHVILINGVNIKDVINEVQIRVKYELEKQGQFLRNYVVDVAVDDLEIANH; this is encoded by the coding sequence GTGATAGACGAAGCAATTTATGATGTTATAAAAAATGCAATTGTTACAGTTCCAGGGGTAGCTTCTTTTGCAAATTTTTATGCAAATAGTCAAGATCAGCTTAAAACAGATGATATCACAAAAGCTGTTGAATTAACCTCAAACGATAATACAAATAGAGTAAAAGTTCACGTTATTTTAATAAATGGTGTAAATATAAAAGATGTTATAAATGAAGTTCAAATACGTGTAAAGTATGAGTTGGAAAAACAAGGCCAATTCCTGCGCAATTATGTTGTTGATGTAGCAGTTGATGATTTAGAAATAGCAAATCATTAG